The Salinispora tropica CNB-440 genome has a window encoding:
- a CDS encoding TetR/AcrR family transcriptional regulator translates to MSHRERLLAGARNCLYERGYTRTTARDIVAASGTNLASIGYHFGSKEALLTAALVQAFEEWGVEVDRVLRDGTQPDLMDRLESMWTDLVRSFGIHRPLWVAGIEAFALAEHLPALREQLAESYARARPALATFVIRDGGENVDDETRKAVGSFLLALMTGLTVQRLLDPAAAPSGKELAEALRLIVGAVNDSAGA, encoded by the coding sequence GTGAGTCATCGGGAACGCTTGCTGGCAGGGGCCAGGAACTGTCTCTACGAACGCGGCTACACGCGCACCACCGCCCGCGACATCGTCGCCGCTTCGGGCACCAATCTGGCGTCGATCGGCTACCACTTCGGCTCCAAGGAGGCGCTGCTGACCGCAGCGCTGGTGCAGGCATTCGAGGAGTGGGGCGTCGAGGTCGACCGGGTGCTGCGCGACGGCACCCAGCCCGACCTCATGGACCGACTGGAGTCGATGTGGACCGACCTGGTCAGGTCGTTCGGCATACACCGGCCACTCTGGGTCGCCGGTATCGAGGCGTTCGCGCTGGCTGAGCACCTGCCGGCGCTGCGGGAGCAACTGGCGGAGAGCTACGCCCGCGCCCGCCCGGCCCTGGCCACCTTCGTCATCCGCGACGGTGGTGAGAACGTCGATGACGAGACCCGCAAGGCCGTCGGCTCGTTCCTGCTCGCGCTCATGACCGGGCTGACGGTACAGCGGCTGCTCGACCCCGCGGCCGCCCCGTCCGGGAAGGAACTGGCCGAGGCGCTGCGGCTGATCGTCGGCGCGGTCAACGACTCCGCCGGCGCCTGA
- a CDS encoding thioesterase II family protein, giving the protein MTATLENDLWVRRFHPAPSSAIRLVALPHAGGSASYLFPVSQALSPAVDVLAIQYPGRQDRRHEPVLDSVTDLVDGVFNALRPWLDRPVALFGHSMGAVLAYEVGLRLQLRTGQPPLRLFVSGRRAPSRFRDERYVHTRDDAGVLRELARLSGSDPRMLSDPELLPMILPAVRGDYKAVETYRADPDQRLDAPITVLTGDADPVTTLDEAHDWRRHTTGECDVRVYPGGHFYLNDHADDVIRLIGAELERLLPSEPTG; this is encoded by the coding sequence ATGACGGCAACCCTCGAGAACGACCTCTGGGTGCGGCGGTTCCATCCGGCGCCGTCCAGTGCGATTCGGCTGGTGGCGCTGCCGCACGCCGGTGGTTCGGCCAGCTACCTGTTTCCGGTCTCCCAGGCCCTCTCGCCCGCTGTCGACGTACTGGCGATCCAGTACCCGGGCCGGCAGGACCGTCGGCATGAGCCGGTGCTGGATTCGGTCACCGACCTGGTCGACGGGGTGTTCAATGCGCTGCGGCCGTGGCTGGACCGGCCGGTGGCACTCTTCGGCCACAGCATGGGCGCGGTGCTCGCCTATGAGGTGGGGTTGCGGCTGCAACTGCGGACGGGCCAACCGCCGCTGCGACTGTTCGTCTCCGGCCGCCGGGCCCCGTCCCGGTTCCGTGACGAGCGGTACGTGCACACCCGGGACGACGCCGGGGTGCTGCGGGAACTGGCCAGGCTCAGCGGCTCGGACCCGCGGATGCTGAGCGATCCGGAGCTGCTGCCGATGATCCTGCCCGCGGTGCGGGGGGACTACAAGGCGGTGGAGACCTACCGGGCCGACCCGGATCAACGGCTGGACGCCCCGATCACCGTGCTTACCGGGGACGCCGACCCGGTGACCACCCTGGACGAGGCGCACGACTGGCGTCGGCACACCACCGGTGAGTGTGACGTCCGGGTGTACCCGGGCGGGCACTTCTATCTCAACGACCATGCCGACGACGTGATCCGGCTGATCGGGGCCGAACTGGAGCGGCTGCTGCCCAGCGAGCCGACCGGCTGA
- a CDS encoding acyl-CoA carboxylase subunit beta, with protein sequence MTVDAPARTEPVDLDPRSPTVRLGALLDADSAVALHEPDDSGVLAVRGWIGGLRVYAYCTDASRMGGALGAAGAEHIIHAIELAARDRCPIVGLWHSGGARLADGVESMDGVGRMFAAMTRASGQVPQISVVLGPAAGAAAYGPALTDIVIMADAGRVFVTGPDVVRSVTGEPVDMEALGGPRTHSHSSGVAHLVADSEPDALARARQLAVLFARPGRFDLSAVGDCPALATALPESARRAYDVRPVIAALLDPADEFGGFVELQPRWARNIVVGLGRLAGRTVGVIANNPIAKGGCLDSLSAEKAARFVRMCDALGVPLVVLVDVPGYLPGVKEEWEGVVRRGAKLLHAFAEAVVPRVTLVLRKSYGGAYIAMNSRSLGATAVFAWPDSEVAVMGAEAAVGVLHRRELAAADDEADRESLRRRLIADHQRESGGVGRALELKVVDAIIAPVDTRTQLTRALAEAPLGRGRHGNIPL encoded by the coding sequence ATCACGGTTGACGCACCGGCGCGGACCGAGCCGGTCGACCTCGACCCACGCTCGCCCACGGTACGCCTGGGCGCTCTGCTGGACGCCGACTCGGCGGTCGCGCTGCATGAGCCAGACGACAGTGGGGTGCTCGCGGTTCGGGGCTGGATCGGCGGACTGCGGGTCTACGCCTACTGCACCGACGCGAGCCGGATGGGCGGTGCGCTCGGGGCCGCCGGCGCCGAGCACATCATTCACGCGATCGAGCTCGCCGCCCGGGACCGCTGCCCGATCGTCGGTCTCTGGCACTCCGGTGGCGCGAGGCTGGCCGACGGCGTCGAGTCGATGGACGGCGTCGGCCGGATGTTCGCCGCGATGACCCGTGCCTCCGGCCAGGTCCCGCAGATCTCGGTGGTGCTCGGCCCGGCCGCCGGCGCCGCCGCCTACGGTCCGGCGCTGACCGACATTGTCATCATGGCCGATGCCGGCCGGGTCTTCGTCACCGGCCCGGACGTGGTCCGCAGCGTCACCGGTGAGCCGGTCGACATGGAGGCCCTCGGCGGTCCTCGGACGCACAGCCACTCCTCGGGGGTGGCTCACCTCGTGGCCGACTCCGAGCCAGACGCGCTTGCGCGCGCCCGTCAACTCGCCGTCCTTTTCGCCCGGCCCGGCCGGTTCGACCTGTCGGCGGTCGGGGACTGCCCCGCGCTGGCCACCGCGCTGCCCGAGTCGGCCCGCCGAGCGTACGACGTCCGGCCGGTGATCGCCGCGCTGCTCGATCCGGCCGACGAGTTCGGCGGCTTCGTCGAACTTCAGCCGCGCTGGGCGCGCAACATCGTGGTTGGCCTCGGCCGGTTGGCCGGGCGTACGGTCGGCGTGATCGCGAACAATCCGATAGCCAAGGGCGGCTGCCTCGACTCGTTGAGCGCCGAGAAGGCGGCGCGGTTCGTGCGGATGTGCGACGCGCTCGGCGTACCGCTGGTCGTCCTGGTCGACGTCCCCGGGTACCTGCCCGGTGTCAAGGAGGAGTGGGAGGGAGTGGTTCGGCGCGGGGCGAAGCTGCTGCACGCCTTCGCCGAGGCGGTGGTTCCCCGGGTGACCCTGGTACTGCGCAAGTCGTACGGTGGGGCGTACATCGCGATGAACTCCCGGTCGCTGGGTGCCACCGCGGTCTTCGCCTGGCCGGATTCGGAGGTCGCGGTGATGGGCGCGGAGGCGGCGGTGGGTGTCCTGCACCGCCGCGAGCTGGCCGCGGCCGACGACGAGGCAGACCGGGAGTCGTTACGGCGGCGGCTGATCGCCGACCACCAGCGGGAGTCCGGTGGTGTCGGCCGAGCGCTCGAGCTCAAGGTCGTCGACGCGATCATCGCGCCGGTCGACACACGTACCCAGCTGACCCGGGCGCTGGCCGAGGCGCCGTTGGGGCGAGGCCGGCACGGGAACATCCCGCTCTAG
- a CDS encoding MFS transporter, whose product MATAQAKAGRREWIGLAVLVLVTLIISMDMTVLSYALPFITADLAPTSSQLLWITDVYAFVLAGLLIPMGTLGDRIGRRRLLMIGAAVFGVASVATALSNSPGMLIGTRAVMGAAGATLMPSTMSLIRNMFHDENERRVAIGVWAAGFSAGGVIGLVAGGALLQYFSWGTVFEINVPIMLLLLILAPLLLPEFRNAAAGRPDLLSTVLAFVAVLPMIWGIKQFAEDGMDWPPVAGVAAGLIFLAVFVLRQRRLDDPVIDVRLFRAPAFSAAVVMNLLANFALVGFMFFISQYLQLVLGLRPFTAGLWSLPAAGAAGVGAAVLAPVLAQRFKRAYVAAGGLLVATVGCVVLAQVGDESGLALVVLGQALMAGGVAMVLTLSAELIVSTAPPERAGAAAGLSETGSQFGAALGVAILGSIGAYVYRRKLSGVAPDGVPPDSWATARETLGGAVEESRTLSTTAADTLVTLARAAFTDELRAAAIVSAGILLVTAILAAVLLRNVGGSVPGQGLSDGSDATPALTTDGATHLEGPVTAADATLVDAVPPATEVVPTGATTDADSGPAVRNGPQPAAPVATRPTHPTV is encoded by the coding sequence ATGGCTACAGCGCAGGCAAAGGCCGGTCGCCGCGAGTGGATCGGTCTCGCGGTACTCGTCCTGGTGACACTGATCATCAGCATGGACATGACCGTGCTGTCGTACGCTCTGCCGTTCATCACAGCGGACCTTGCGCCGACCAGCAGCCAACTCCTCTGGATCACGGATGTCTACGCCTTTGTGCTGGCCGGCCTGCTGATTCCGATGGGGACGCTGGGGGACCGGATCGGGCGTCGCCGGCTGCTGATGATCGGCGCGGCGGTGTTCGGTGTGGCATCCGTGGCCACGGCCCTGTCCAACAGTCCCGGCATGCTGATCGGGACCCGGGCGGTGATGGGCGCCGCCGGTGCGACGCTCATGCCGTCGACCATGTCGTTGATCCGCAACATGTTCCACGACGAGAACGAGCGACGGGTCGCGATCGGGGTCTGGGCGGCTGGCTTTTCCGCCGGTGGGGTCATCGGCCTGGTGGCCGGCGGCGCACTGCTCCAGTACTTCTCCTGGGGCACCGTTTTCGAGATCAACGTGCCGATCATGCTGCTCCTGCTCATCCTGGCGCCGTTGCTGCTGCCCGAGTTCCGCAACGCGGCCGCCGGGCGGCCCGACCTGCTGAGCACGGTGCTGGCGTTCGTCGCGGTGCTGCCCATGATCTGGGGCATCAAGCAGTTCGCCGAGGACGGCATGGACTGGCCGCCGGTGGCCGGCGTGGCCGCCGGACTGATCTTCCTGGCCGTCTTCGTGCTGCGTCAGCGGCGCCTCGACGACCCGGTGATCGACGTCCGGCTGTTCCGTGCCCCGGCGTTCAGCGCAGCGGTGGTGATGAATCTGCTCGCCAACTTCGCGCTGGTCGGGTTCATGTTCTTCATCAGCCAGTACCTCCAGTTGGTGCTCGGGTTGCGCCCGTTCACCGCCGGCCTGTGGTCACTGCCGGCCGCCGGTGCGGCGGGCGTCGGCGCGGCCGTGCTGGCCCCGGTGCTCGCGCAGCGCTTCAAGCGCGCCTACGTCGCCGCCGGCGGCCTGTTGGTGGCGACCGTCGGTTGCGTGGTGCTCGCCCAGGTCGGCGACGAGTCGGGCCTGGCCCTGGTGGTGCTCGGCCAGGCGTTGATGGCGGGTGGCGTCGCCATGGTGCTGACCCTGAGCGCCGAGCTGATCGTCTCCACCGCGCCCCCGGAGCGGGCCGGCGCCGCCGCCGGACTCTCCGAGACCGGCAGTCAGTTCGGTGCGGCGCTCGGCGTCGCGATTCTCGGCAGCATCGGCGCGTACGTCTACCGGCGGAAGCTCTCCGGCGTAGCACCGGACGGGGTGCCACCGGACTCCTGGGCCACCGCCCGGGAGACCCTTGGCGGCGCGGTCGAGGAGAGCCGGACGCTCTCCACGACCGCGGCAGACACCCTGGTGACGCTGGCGCGGGCGGCGTTCACCGACGAGTTGCGGGCAGCCGCGATCGTGTCGGCCGGCATCCTGCTGGTGACGGCGATCTTGGCGGCCGTGCTGCTGCGCAACGTGGGCGGGTCGGTGCCCGGGCAGGGCCTGTCCGACGGGTCGGACGCCACGCCCGCCCTGACCACCGACGGCGCGACCCACCTCGAGGGGCCCGTGACCGCCGCCGATGCAACCTTGGTCGACGCGGTACCGCCGGCGACCGAGGTCGTGCCGACCGGAGCGACCACCGATGCCGATTCGGGCCCGGCGGTTCGGAACGGTCCGCAGCCGGCCGCCCCGGTCGCCACCCGGCCGACCCACCCGACGGTCTGA